A single Lactuca sativa cultivar Salinas chromosome 8, Lsat_Salinas_v11, whole genome shotgun sequence DNA region contains:
- the LOC128127722 gene encoding protein FAR1-RELATED SEQUENCE 5-like, with product MFYSCIIILDGESSSSVHDAQYFDDIIGEHVYKPDVPVQLIPFKGLIFKSLKLAIRMYSEYAEIGGFDVRLSTQSRFDNKIIKKKHVICNCGGKQKKKSCDTLGTSGVRRKRNSNSRAISCQAKIIFESVYGTPDYKVFQFDELHNHPLEKRSDLKKVRQMSYSENEFIVHASTSKIGPTMAHKLRASLRGGYEFVKPKVVDYKNLRRDINRVIVYKDAQMIVNTMNDRRAHYPNYSFEFNCQDDVLDCMFWADEMEKAYYAEFGDVISFDATFRTNKYRMVFVPFTAINHHKKSITVGSGLLSNERIESYSWLLKAFLKTHGKEPTLVLTDQDATIKQAVENISDDLFTNTDFRKRFSKLVWDINMKSDVFEVKWGLLMKEFNLEDTRWFKDMFTIRDSWIPRYFSDIPMCGLMKTTSRSESMNSFFNTYSESENLLLNFMMNYATAIQKQRNTQRELDRASKKASYKMQTPREIELQALKVEIKDEKKEINCSCEHFKRMGVLCRHAFTIMMRCGVKEIPERYILKRWRKDVISRNYRFSSVQSNSGDCENVKLVNDSYYSFESCLDIVRDDKKRLALFAEKQQMLLKEFESDYISPGLKSKTDGEVVCKLLGVTIPIPEEINIDVPEVQSNKGSGIKKRIPSADKNNKQ from the exons atgttttATTCATGCATTATTATTTTAGATGGTGAATCTTCAAGTTCAGTACATGATGCACAATATTTTGATGATATAATTGGAGAACATGTCTATAAGCCAGATGTACCTGTTCAACTTATTCCTTTTAAGGGTTTAATCTTCAAATCATTAAAGTTGGCTATCAGAATGTATTCTGAGTATGCTGAAATTGGTGGTTTTGATGTTAGACTGAGCACACAGTCAAGGTTTGATAACAAGATTATAAAGAAGAAACATGTTATATGTAATTGTGGTGGTAAACAGAAAAAGAAATCTTGTGACACATTAGGTACAAGTGGTGTTAGGAGGAAACGAAATTCAAATTCAAGAGCTATTAGTTGTCAAGCAAAGATTATATTTGAATCTGTGTATGGAACTCCAGATTATAAAGTTTTTCAGTTTGATGAACTTCACAACCATCCACTTGAGAAGAGAAGCGATTTAAAAAAGGtgagacaaatgtcatattcagaAAATGAGTTTATTGTGCATGcttccacatcaaaaataggtccaACTATGGCTCATAAGTTGAGGGCAAGTCTGAGAGGTGGGTATGAGTTTGTAAAGCCCAAAGTAGTTGACTATAAAAATTTAAGGAGAGATATCAACAGGGTTATTGTTTATAAAGATGCCCAAATGATAGTAAACACAATGAATGACCGTCGAGCTCACTATCCAAATTACTCATTTGAGTTTAATTGTCAAGATGATGTTTTGGACTGTATGTTTTGGGCTGATGAAATGGAGAAGGCATATTATGCTGAATTTGGTGATGTTATCTCGTTTGATGCGACTTTCCGAACAAACAA gTATCGAATGGTTTTTGTTCCGTTTACTGCTATTAACCATCATAAAAAATCGATTACTGTTGGATCTGGGTTGCTAAGCAATGAAAGGATTGAGTCTTACTCTTGGTTGCTTAAAGCATTTCTTAAAACTCATGGGAAAGAACCAACACTTGTTTTAACTGATCAAGATGCTACAATAAAACAAGCTGTTGAGAAT aTATCAGATGATTTATTTACAAACACAGACTTTAGAAAAAGGTTTTCGAAGCTTGTTTGGGACATTAATATGAAATCTGATGTTTTTGAGGTGAAGTGGGGTTTGCTTATGAAGGAATTCAATCTTGAAGACACAAGATGGTTTAAAGACATGTTTACAATACGTGATTCATGGATACCTAGATATTTTAGTGATATTCCAATGTGTGGTTTGATGAAGACTACATCGAGGTCAGAGAGTATGAATTCATTCTTTAATACATATTCAGAAAGTGAGAACTTACTTTTGAATTTCATGATGAATTACGCCACTGCCATTCAAAAGCAAAGGAATACTCAACGAGAGCTTGATAGGGCATCAAAGAAAGCATCATATAAAATGCAAACACCTCGAGAAATAGAACTACAAGCATTAAAG gttgaaataaaagatgaaaagaaagAAATAAATTGCAGTTGTGAACATTTTAAGCGTATGGGTGTTTTATGCAGACATGCTTTTACAATAATGATGAGATGTGGTGTTAAAGAAATTCCTGAAAGGTACATTTTGAAGAGATGGAGAAAGGATGTGATATCAAGAAATTATCGTTTTAGTTCTGTTCAATCCAATTCAGGTGATTGTGAGAATGTAAAGCTAGTCAATGATTCATATTATAGTTTTGAATCATGTTTGGATATTGTAAGAGATGACAAAAAGAGATTGGCTTTGTTTGCTGAGAAACAACAAATGTTGTTGAAGGAATTTGAGAGTGATTATATTTCTCCTGGATTGAAAAGCAAGACAGATGGTGAAGTCGTATGCAAGCTTTTGGGTGTTACTATTCCTATTCCAGAAGAGATTAATATTGATGTTCCTGAAGTTCAAAGTAATAAAGGTTCTGGAATCAAGAAAAGAATTCCAAGTGCAG ataaaaacaataaacaataa